The genome window TTCCTCTCCCGGGGAGAGCTCCAGCGGCTCCCGTCCCACTACCGAATCGGCTCACACGCCCGGACGCACGACTTCCTCAATGAGCTGTCGGAGACGGCGATCCGCGAGGAACTGGTGACGTCCCGCAAGGTCCTGGAGGACATCACGGGCAAGCCGGTCGACACGATCTCGATCCCGAACGGGGCGATCGACGCCCGGGTGCGGCGGATCGCGGTCGAAGCGGACTACCGGCTGATCTACACCTCGGATGTCCACGCGAACGGACCGCAGACGGGCCCGCTGGCGATCGGCCGGATCGCGATCCGCGACACGACGACCGCGGCCCATCTGGAAAATACCATCAGCGGAACCGGCCTCTCGAGCCAGTCGCTGCGGCGGGGCCTGCTCAACATCCCCAAGACGATCCTCGGCCCCCGCCGCTACCGCCGTCTCCGCGGCTGGCTGATCGGCGAGCGTTCGGACCAGCTGGAGATGACCGACCTGTCGCGGGCCTGACGGCCGCCCGGTTCGACCGACGATTGTTCGAAGCGACGAGGCTGTGCCGCCCCTCAGCCTTCGGGCGAAAGCTCGCCGTTCTCGTCGTCCCGGTTCCCCGCCTTCCCGATCTCCTTTAGAAACCGGGCGGCGG of Planctomyces sp. SH-PL14 contains these proteins:
- a CDS encoding polysaccharide deacetylase family protein, which translates into the protein MFLSLMYHNVVEDGFFESPRGTYARLSPSITSYFLEESAFRQHVAWLQRETTPLTLSDVRNELLPRVADAPFRPDVIAAPTRSWPERRPRVQVTFDDGWKESVDRAGPILAEAGMEALVFVTTDLIGKPMFLSRGELQRLPSHYRIGSHARTHDFLNELSETAIREELVTSRKVLEDITGKPVDTISIPNGAIDARVRRIAVEADYRLIYTSDVHANGPQTGPLAIGRIAIRDTTTAAHLENTISGTGLSSQSLRRGLLNIPKTILGPRRYRRLRGWLIGERSDQLEMTDLSRA